The following is a genomic window from Micromonospora cathayae.
CCCTCCCACTTGAGCCGGGACCAGACCCCGTTGCCGCCCTCCGGCACGCCCTTGGTCTTGATCGCCAGGGAGACGTCCTTCACCCCGCCGAGGTCGGAGTCCTGCGCGTCGAGCACCTCGGTGAGCCAGCCCCGCCGTTCGGCGTACCGGGTGTACATGCGCAGCAGGTCCCCGGCGAACAGCGCGGACTCCTCGCCGCCCTCGCCGGCCTTGATCTCGACGATGACGTCCTTGGCGTCATGCGGGTCACGCGGGATGAGCAGCTCGGCGAGGCGTTCCTCCAGCGCCGGCAGGGTGGCCGCGATCGACTCCGCCTCGCCGGCGAAGGACGGGTCCTCGGCGACCAGTTCCCGGGCGGCGGCCAGGTCGGCGCGGGCCTGCTCCAGCTCACCGGCCGCCTTGTGCAGCGGCACCAGCTCGGCGTAGCGCCGGCCGACCCGCCGGGCGGTGCCCTGGTCGGCGTGGATGGCCGGGTCGGCGAGCCGCTTCTCCAGCTCGGCGTACTCGTCGAGGAGGGCGGCCAGGCGCTCGCTGCTCATGCGGGTGCTCCCTGCGGGTCGGCGCGAATCGGGCAGATACGGACGACGCCCGCGTCCGGCGGGAAACCGGACGCGGGCGTCGGACCTACGGCTACTTGGCCTTCTTCGCCTGAACCTTGGCGTACTTCTGCTGGAACTTCGCGACCCGACCGGCGGTGTCGAGCACCCGCTGCTTGCCCGTGTAGAACGGGTGGCAGGCGCTGCACGTCTCGACGTGGATCGAGCCGCCCTTGGCGGTGCTGCGGGTCGTGAAGGAGTTGCCGCAGGAGCAGGTGACCTCGGTGGTCACGTACTCCGGGTGGATGTTGGGCTTCATGTCGCCTTCGGTCCTCTCGTGGGTGGTCGCCGGGTCGCCGACCGCGCGTGAACGCCTGCGCGGGATCGGCGTGAACCGGAACCGGTGGCCGATTGACCAGTGTGCCATGGGCTCGCGCCGACCCGTGAACCGGGCCGCACAGCTCCCCCAACGCACCCTCCACCACCGGCATTCCCGCCCCGGCCGGGCGCATTACCGTGACCGGGGTGACCCGTCTCATCGCCACCCGGGGGTTGCCCGCCTCGGGCAAGACCACCTTCGCCCGTACCCTCCAGCCGTCCGTCGTCCGGGTAAACCGGGACGATCTGCGCCGGATGCTGCACGGTGCGCGGCTCTTCACCCAGTGGGCGGAATCGCAGGTCACCACGGCCCAGCGGGCCCAGGTGGAGGCGCTGCTGCGGGCCCGGGTCGACGTCTGCGTCGACGACACCAACCTGCGCGCCCGGACCCTGCGCGAGTGGGCCCGGCTCGCCGCCCGGTACGGCGCCGACTTCGAGGTGCACGACTTCACCGACGTACCGCTGGACGAGTGCCTGCGCCGCGACGCCGGACGGTCGGCGGACGAGCGGGTCGGCGCGGAGGCCATCATTCGCCTGCACGAACGGTTCCTGGCGGACCGGCCACTGCCCCTGCCGGTCCCCGAGGTGCCACCCGGCGGGCCGGCCCGGGTACGCCCGCCCGCGCCGGAACCGCCCGAGGTCGTCCTGGTCGACATCGACGGCACCGTCGCGTTGCACGTCTCACGCAGCCCCTACGACATGACCCGGGTCGGTGAGGACGCGCCCAACGAGGCGGTCATCGTGGCGGTCCGGGCCATGCACGCGGCCGGGTACGGGGTGGTGTTCTGCTCCGGCCGGGACGCCTCCGCCCGTGCCGCCACGGTGGCCTGGCTGGACCG
Proteins encoded in this region:
- the rpmE gene encoding 50S ribosomal protein L31 is translated as MKPNIHPEYVTTEVTCSCGNSFTTRSTAKGGSIHVETCSACHPFYTGKQRVLDTAGRVAKFQQKYAKVQAKKAK
- a CDS encoding AAA family ATPase encodes the protein MTRLIATRGLPASGKTTFARTLQPSVVRVNRDDLRRMLHGARLFTQWAESQVTTAQRAQVEALLRARVDVCVDDTNLRARTLREWARLAARYGADFEVHDFTDVPLDECLRRDAGRSADERVGAEAIIRLHERFLADRPLPLPVPEVPPGGPARVRPPAPEPPEVVLVDIDGTVALHVSRSPYDMTRVGEDAPNEAVIVAVRAMHAAGYGVVFCSGRDASARAATVAWLDRHVGVPYLALHLRAVGDNRKDAVVKREIYDRELRDRYRVVGVFDDRMQVVAMWRELGLTVFQVAEGDF